One stretch of Streptomyces sp. MMBL 11-1 DNA includes these proteins:
- a CDS encoding RNA polymerase sigma factor SigF: MPASTAPQVPPQTVQTVRAEDIQTETPDPSARPARARGADTRALTQVLFGQLKNLEPGTPEHRRVRAALIEANLPLVRYAAARFRSRNEPMEDVVQVGTIGLINAIDRFDPDRGVQFPTFAMPTVVGEIKRYFRDNVRTVHVPRRLHELWVQVTGATEDLTTAHGRSPTTAEIAERLKISEDEVLACIEAGRSYHATSLEAAQEGDGLPGLLDRLGYEDPALAGVEHRDLVRHLLVQLPEREQRILLLRYYSNLTQSQISAELGVSQMHVSRLLARSFARLRSANRIEA; the protein is encoded by the coding sequence GTGCCGGCCAGTACAGCGCCTCAAGTGCCTCCCCAGACCGTCCAGACCGTCCGGGCCGAGGACATCCAGACCGAGACCCCGGACCCGTCGGCCAGGCCCGCCAGGGCCCGCGGAGCCGACACCAGGGCGCTCACCCAGGTCCTCTTCGGTCAGCTCAAGAACCTGGAGCCGGGCACTCCGGAGCACCGCCGGGTCCGGGCCGCCCTCATCGAGGCGAATCTCCCCCTCGTGCGGTACGCCGCGGCGCGGTTCCGCAGCCGCAACGAGCCGATGGAGGACGTCGTCCAGGTCGGCACCATCGGTCTGATCAACGCCATCGACCGGTTCGACCCGGACCGCGGGGTCCAGTTCCCCACGTTCGCGATGCCCACCGTCGTCGGCGAGATCAAGCGGTACTTCCGCGACAACGTGCGCACCGTCCACGTCCCGCGCCGGCTGCACGAGCTGTGGGTCCAGGTCACCGGCGCCACCGAGGACCTGACGACCGCCCACGGCCGGTCCCCGACCACCGCCGAGATCGCCGAGCGGCTGAAGATCTCCGAGGACGAGGTACTGGCCTGTATCGAGGCCGGCCGCTCGTACCACGCGACCTCGCTGGAAGCCGCCCAGGAGGGCGACGGGCTGCCCGGCCTCCTCGACCGGCTCGGCTACGAGGACCCCGCGCTCGCGGGCGTCGAACACCGCGATCTCGTCCGGCACCTCCTCGTCCAGCTCCCCGAGCGCGAGCAGCGCATCCTCCTCCTGCGGTACTACAGCAACTTGACCCAGTCTCAGATCAGCGCGGAACTGGGCGTCTCCCAGATGCATGTGTCAAGGCTTCTCGCCAGAAGTTTCGCCCGACTGAGATCCGCAAACAGGATCGAGGCGTAA
- a CDS encoding Dabb family protein, producing the protein MIRHLVLFKLNEGIERDDPRVVAGDRAFRELEGQVPELEFWECAWNITDRPIAYDYAINSAVADEDALKRYIEHPAHQAAAGQWREFATWVIADYPF; encoded by the coding sequence ATGATCCGCCACCTGGTCCTCTTCAAGCTGAACGAGGGCATCGAGCGGGACGACCCACGGGTCGTCGCCGGGGACCGCGCCTTCCGGGAGCTGGAGGGGCAGGTCCCGGAGCTGGAGTTCTGGGAGTGCGCCTGGAACATCACCGACCGGCCGATCGCGTACGACTACGCCATCAACTCCGCCGTCGCCGACGAGGACGCGCTCAAGCGGTACATCGAGCACCCGGCCCACCAGGCCGCCGCCGGACAGTGGCGCGAATTCGCCACTTGGGTGATCGCCGACTACCCCTTCTGA
- a CDS encoding Uma2 family endonuclease: MTSAPDYSQGIDTERALKFAVQHIRGDRFQIIEGIIEPVSPTWDPERAAKLVRRQIERRVDELGCVEGSGNLDLPGSSNWYVPDIAVVPEDLAKGGSALLPDQTLLIVEVTSESNAETDRVVKQRRYAEYGAPLYLLVDRVERSTTLFSEPQKLGYTHVEGPYPFGAVVRLPLPFDLAIDTSGLA, from the coding sequence ATGACCAGTGCGCCGGACTACAGCCAAGGCATCGACACCGAGCGCGCCCTTAAGTTCGCCGTGCAGCACATCCGCGGGGACCGTTTCCAGATCATTGAGGGGATCATCGAACCGGTGTCACCGACGTGGGACCCCGAGCGCGCTGCCAAGCTCGTACGCCGCCAGATCGAGAGGCGAGTTGACGAGCTCGGGTGCGTGGAGGGGTCCGGGAATCTGGACCTGCCCGGATCCTCAAACTGGTACGTCCCGGACATTGCTGTTGTGCCGGAGGATCTGGCCAAAGGAGGCAGCGCCCTTCTTCCCGACCAGACGCTGCTGATCGTGGAAGTGACATCCGAGTCGAACGCGGAGACGGACCGGGTCGTCAAGCAACGCAGGTACGCAGAGTACGGGGCACCCTTGTACCTGCTCGTCGACCGTGTCGAGCGCAGCACCACGCTCTTCTCGGAGCCGCAGAAGCTGGGGTACACCCACGTGGAGGGCCCCTACCCGTTCGGGGCCGTCGTGCGGCTTCCGTTGCCGTTCGACCTCGCCATCGATACGAGCGGGCTCGCCTGA
- the cas6e gene encoding type I-E CRISPR-associated protein Cas6/Cse3/CasE yields MYLTRFRVNTGRSEGRRLLGSPHRVHGAVNASFPTPPSRDGSGPRVLWRVDHNGTSETLLYIVSPSRPDLTHLVEQAGWPASDEPGWTTFAYADFLAALQPNDTWGFRLTANPVHNVRYAYVKEGERTKRAAHQTPRHQMNWLLKRQEKSGFEVVRKPAERRLLPEGDTYELIVRDRVPLQFRRTAEATRGNSDVQITKVTFDGRLRVTDPDLFRRTLTHGLGKAKAYGCGLMTLAPVGGRTEG; encoded by the coding sequence ATGTACCTCACCCGTTTCCGCGTGAACACCGGCCGGTCAGAGGGACGCCGACTGCTCGGTTCACCGCACCGCGTACACGGCGCGGTGAACGCCTCCTTCCCCACCCCGCCCTCCCGCGACGGATCCGGCCCCCGGGTGCTGTGGCGGGTGGACCACAACGGGACCTCCGAGACGCTGCTCTACATCGTCAGCCCCAGCCGGCCCGACCTGACCCACCTGGTCGAGCAGGCGGGCTGGCCCGCCTCGGACGAACCCGGGTGGACGACGTTCGCGTACGCCGATTTCCTCGCCGCGCTCCAGCCGAACGACACCTGGGGATTCAGGCTCACTGCGAACCCGGTGCACAACGTGCGGTACGCGTACGTGAAGGAGGGGGAGCGGACCAAGCGCGCCGCACACCAAACCCCCCGCCACCAGATGAACTGGCTGCTGAAGCGGCAGGAGAAGTCCGGCTTCGAGGTCGTCCGTAAGCCGGCGGAACGACGCCTGTTGCCCGAGGGCGACACGTACGAGCTGATCGTCCGCGACCGGGTCCCGCTGCAATTCCGACGCACGGCGGAGGCGACGCGCGGAAACAGCGACGTACAGATCACCAAGGTCACCTTCGACGGGCGCCTGCGCGTCACGGATCCGGACCTGTTCCGCCGCACGCTCACCCATGGCCTGGGCAAAGCCAAGGCGTACGGCTGCGGCTTGATGACGCTGGCCCCGGTAGGCGGGAGGACGGAAGGGTGA
- the cas2e gene encoding type I-E CRISPR-associated endoribonuclease Cas2e, with protein sequence MTVIVLTNCPVGLRGFLTRWLLEISPGVFLGSPSTRIRDLLWAEVREYAGQGRALLAYQKDNEQGYAFETHDHTWHPTDHEGLTLIHRPSIRAPRAGSPGSAAADVPRQGWSKASKRRRFGGGK encoded by the coding sequence GTGACCGTCATCGTCCTCACCAACTGCCCGGTCGGCCTCAGGGGCTTCCTCACCCGCTGGCTGCTGGAAATCTCCCCGGGCGTCTTCCTCGGCTCTCCGTCCACCCGCATCCGCGACCTCCTGTGGGCCGAAGTCCGCGAGTACGCCGGCCAGGGCCGCGCCCTGCTCGCCTACCAGAAGGACAACGAGCAGGGCTACGCCTTCGAAACCCACGACCACACCTGGCACCCGACCGACCACGAGGGCCTCACGCTGATCCACCGCCCAAGCATCCGCGCCCCGCGGGCGGGGAGTCCGGGGAGCGCGGCGGCCGATGTCCCCCGCCAGGGCTGGAGCAAGGCTTCGAAGCGACGGAGGTTTGGGGGCGGGAAGTAG
- the cas5e gene encoding type I-E CRISPR-associated protein Cas5/CasD yields the protein MSVLLLRLAGPLQSWGSASRFTRRTTENAPTKSGVIGLLAAAQGRRRDADLSDLAALEFGVRIDQPGTRLRDFQTAHHSDTLKAMPLSERFYLADAVFVAGVSGGAGLVQRLYEALLEPVFLPYLGRRSCPPSQPLTITEPLDGELEQTLRGAPWEASGWYRSHRDATFRRRGQSPPTEVRLDLLLDDTSGPGRLPDITLRDRPVSFDPRHRRYGLRGVRTTETRVPTTAGARSTQPPHEPTALLTPVTPVTPAATRTD from the coding sequence GCGTGCTGCTGCTGCGGCTCGCGGGCCCTCTCCAGTCCTGGGGATCGGCGTCCCGCTTCACTCGCCGCACCACGGAGAACGCGCCGACCAAGAGCGGCGTCATCGGCCTCCTCGCCGCGGCACAGGGGCGCAGGCGGGACGCCGACCTCTCCGACCTCGCGGCGCTGGAGTTCGGTGTCCGCATCGATCAACCGGGCACCCGGCTACGCGACTTCCAGACGGCGCACCACAGCGACACCCTCAAGGCGATGCCGCTGTCGGAGCGCTTCTACCTCGCCGACGCGGTGTTCGTGGCCGGTGTGAGTGGTGGGGCCGGGCTCGTACAGCGGCTGTACGAGGCACTGCTGGAGCCGGTGTTCCTGCCCTACTTGGGCCGTCGCTCCTGCCCGCCATCGCAGCCGCTGACGATCACGGAGCCGCTGGACGGGGAGCTGGAGCAGACCCTCAGGGGAGCACCGTGGGAGGCGTCCGGCTGGTACCGGAGCCACCGTGATGCCACTTTCCGGCGCCGGGGCCAGTCGCCTCCCACCGAAGTACGGCTGGACCTCCTGCTGGACGACACGTCCGGCCCCGGCCGGTTGCCGGACATCACCCTGCGGGATCGCCCGGTGAGCTTTGATCCGCGTCACCGCCGGTACGGGCTGCGAGGCGTACGGACGACCGAGACCCGCGTGCCCACAACGGCCGGGGCCCGATCGACACAACCTCCGCATGAACCCACAGCCCTGCTCACGCCCGTCACGCCCGTCACGCCCGCCGCAACGAGGACCGACTGA
- the cas1e gene encoding type I-E CRISPR-associated endonuclease Cas1e: protein MSTVGRRGASTPRELTRVGDRLSFVYLERCTVHRESNAITAEDADGVTHIPSATIGTLLLGPGTRVTHQAMALLGDSGAGVAWVGEHGVRYYAGGRALTRSSGLIEAQATAWANKRTRLDVARAMYRLRFPGEDTTGRTRKELLGKEGTRLRECYKRESLRTGVPWRKREYHRADFSAGDAPNQAVTAAAQCMYGVSHSVVAALGCSPGLGFVHSGHERSFVMDVADFYKTDIAIPAAFDAAAEGVDDIAARTRRMLRDRINRTGLLDRCVQDIKDLLGYDGTRDTAQADDTSSDRVTLQSDGDVMVEGGRNYGDEVIW from the coding sequence GTGAGCACGGTCGGCCGTAGGGGGGCCTCCACTCCTCGCGAGCTCACCCGGGTCGGCGACCGGCTTTCGTTCGTCTACCTGGAACGGTGCACGGTACACCGGGAGTCCAACGCGATCACCGCCGAGGACGCGGACGGCGTCACGCACATTCCGTCTGCCACCATCGGCACGCTCCTGCTCGGCCCGGGCACCCGCGTCACCCACCAGGCGATGGCGCTCCTCGGTGACAGCGGCGCTGGTGTCGCCTGGGTCGGCGAGCACGGAGTCCGGTATTACGCGGGCGGCCGGGCGCTCACCCGTTCCTCGGGACTCATCGAGGCCCAGGCCACGGCCTGGGCGAACAAGCGCACCCGACTGGACGTGGCACGCGCCATGTACCGGCTGCGGTTCCCCGGCGAGGACACCACGGGCCGCACCCGAAAGGAACTCCTCGGCAAGGAGGGCACACGGCTGCGGGAGTGCTACAAACGGGAGTCCCTGCGTACGGGCGTCCCCTGGCGCAAGCGGGAGTACCACCGTGCCGACTTCTCGGCGGGCGATGCCCCCAACCAGGCCGTCACAGCCGCCGCGCAGTGCATGTACGGCGTATCCCACTCCGTCGTCGCGGCCCTTGGCTGCTCGCCCGGCCTGGGGTTCGTCCACTCCGGCCACGAACGCTCGTTCGTCATGGACGTCGCGGACTTCTACAAGACGGACATCGCCATTCCCGCAGCCTTCGACGCGGCAGCCGAGGGAGTGGACGACATCGCGGCCCGGACCCGCCGCATGCTCCGCGACCGCATCAATCGGACGGGCCTGCTCGACCGCTGTGTCCAGGACATCAAGGACCTGCTCGGCTACGACGGCACCCGCGACACGGCCCAGGCGGATGACACGTCGTCGGACCGGGTCACGCTCCAGTCCGACGGAGACGTCATGGTCGAGGGCGGGCGCAACTACGGAGACGAGGTCATCTGGTGA